From the Nodularia sp. NIES-3585 genome, one window contains:
- a CDS encoding response regulator transcription factor translates to MPNILIVEDEPRIASFIQKGLRSQGFTTTIVTDGQYVLDVLQSGTFDLLILDLRLPGKDGFQVLEELRGQGEDIPVIILSARSDINDKVAGLEGGADDYVTKPFRFEELLARVRLRLRSPRPVRDAQEFTLKAGNVVLDLRTRQVKIGDRLIELPAREFAMAEMFCRHPGQVISREQLLDYVWGYDYNPGSNIVDVYVGYLRKKLGSKVIETVRGMGYRLLM, encoded by the coding sequence ATGCCCAATATTCTCATCGTTGAAGATGAACCCCGAATTGCTTCATTTATTCAAAAGGGATTGCGATCGCAAGGGTTCACCACTACAATTGTCACAGATGGGCAGTACGTACTAGATGTATTGCAGAGTGGTACATTTGACTTGTTAATTCTGGATTTGAGGTTGCCTGGAAAAGATGGATTTCAAGTCCTCGAAGAACTACGGGGACAGGGGGAAGACATACCTGTGATTATTCTCTCTGCCCGGAGTGACATTAACGACAAAGTTGCTGGACTCGAAGGAGGTGCAGATGATTATGTCACCAAACCGTTCCGATTTGAAGAACTCCTAGCGCGGGTACGGTTACGGCTGCGAAGTCCTAGACCTGTCAGAGATGCCCAAGAATTTACCCTCAAAGCTGGTAACGTGGTCCTTGATTTGCGAACTCGACAAGTGAAAATAGGCGATCGCCTCATCGAATTACCAGCCCGTGAATTTGCCATGGCAGAAATGTTTTGCCGCCATCCAGGACAAGTCATCAGTCGAGAACAATTATTAGATTACGTTTGGGGTTATGACTATAACCCAGGTTCTAATATTGTGGATGTCTATGTCGGTTATCTTCGCAAAAAACTAGGCAGTAAAGTAATTGAAACAGTTAGAGGTATGGGTTATCGCTTGCTAATGTAG
- a CDS encoding HAMP domain-containing protein: MKQDDNFDELTFDRSHSPFQSTNSSANTSNSKYWFSHLKVAQKIGIGYGLVLSIAVLGTSIGFLIADYDQRQAQNREEAAIEELYQMYQLKTIVFRVRTNQHKLILYMEQPTRWGEQYTLLLKYVEQARQVWFEFKASYSNENNTIYDSVIEQEAVDRLLQNYKDFDVYLQRTEALFRDKNPSQLSAREIKIAQTQLFNLMHGSSVFMIDDFLDDITNLVEVISEEYQQANWELEKAEKLRLYIILGSLSLSIAIATLLAIYTSGTIARPIQAVTHVAQQVTEQSNFDLQAPVTTNDEVGILAASLNRLIQEVQQLIKVQNNANEQLEVYSQVLEEKVRERTQELNEKNLSLELALDELRRTQAQLVETEQKGEKN; the protein is encoded by the coding sequence ATGAAACAGGATGACAACTTCGATGAACTGACTTTTGACCGATCACATAGCCCCTTTCAATCAACTAACTCCAGTGCCAACACAAGCAATTCTAAATATTGGTTCAGCCATTTGAAAGTTGCTCAAAAGATTGGCATTGGATATGGACTGGTTTTGAGCATCGCTGTACTGGGAACTAGTATTGGGTTTCTGATTGCAGATTATGATCAGCGACAAGCGCAAAATCGAGAAGAAGCGGCTATTGAAGAATTATATCAAATGTATCAACTCAAAACCATTGTGTTTCGTGTGCGGACAAACCAACACAAGCTAATTTTATACATGGAGCAACCAACAAGATGGGGAGAACAATATACTTTGTTACTTAAGTATGTTGAGCAAGCTAGACAAGTTTGGTTTGAGTTCAAAGCTAGTTACAGCAATGAGAACAATACTATATATGATTCTGTAATTGAACAAGAAGCAGTTGATCGCTTGTTGCAGAACTACAAAGATTTTGATGTTTATTTACAGCGTACAGAGGCTTTGTTTCGCGATAAAAATCCCAGTCAATTATCAGCCAGGGAGATTAAAATAGCACAAACCCAACTGTTCAATCTTATGCATGGTTCATCAGTGTTTATGATTGATGATTTTCTCGATGACATCACAAATCTTGTGGAAGTCATATCTGAGGAGTATCAGCAAGCAAATTGGGAATTGGAAAAGGCTGAAAAATTACGCCTGTACATTATTTTAGGTAGCCTGTCACTATCCATTGCGATCGCCACATTACTAGCAATTTACACCAGTGGTACTATAGCTCGTCCCATTCAAGCAGTCACCCATGTTGCTCAACAGGTGACAGAGCAATCTAATTTTGATTTGCAAGCACCCGTCACGACTAATGATGAAGTTGGTATCTTGGCGGCTTCCCTTAATCGTCTCATCCAGGAAGTTCAGCAATTGATCAAAGTTCAAAATAATGCTAATGAACAGCTAGAAGTCTACAGTCAGGTACTAGAAGAAAAAGTACGCGAACGAACCCAGGAGTTAAATGAGAAAAATCTCAGCTTGGAGTTAGCATTAGACGAATTACGTCGAACTCAAGCTCAATTGGTAGAAACTGAGCAAAAGGGTGAAAAAAACTGA